A stretch of the Methylocystis iwaonis genome encodes the following:
- a CDS encoding class I SAM-dependent methyltransferase, which produces MSSAKDSQEATFPKERSGFNSSTKVKRKLGKTMIDPHAPLAEFGKLDFDPLILLEAPQRCVAPTSWVGHIPFAFWLVRMARPKIFVELGTHSGNSYCAFCQAVAEDELPTSCYAVDTWRGDDQAGHYGPEILLDLRHHHDKRYSAFSTLLQSTFDDALSSFGNGTVDLLHIDGCHTYEAVKHDFEAWKPKLSSSAIVLFHDTEVRESSFGVWRFWEELQSKYANFNFPHCHGLGVIAIGEIRPALTPLFNARRRQTTKIKKLFGTIGGALRENADARLRLDRAVDERAAAVAEAVALRHDIATLEQRFSNDDIVTQQMDGFQVDKIFQVVADQLKGMRSEFDAQIETIAAHGSTLATEIAGVRTQLGGLSDRIAASSPDHDVQVRALVGIREVLMVVQSVQEQIKTELANFPQHLTAALDRGGRMQNERIEELAELGRNTLSRVLDIASASEDMRAKMAFEREKQSSEITAVSEAVDTHLANLTQSLTAALDRGGRMQNERIEELADLGRNTLSRVLDIASASEDMRAKMAFEREKQSSEITAVSEAVDAHVANLTQHLTAALDRGGRMQNERIEELKGIGAEGLAVLESLKTDIIKRQSADVERVAERLKQTQVEAASLQERLSGLVLDAAIAWTRYSDLLRHVEHLASANGRDEIAELREVIEEGLLDARKQKASVLSRRYAPPPVCFETDAQDRTIFGVAALPVQLPTRPVKPENAAMVFVRLMVGDGPSERPRFTVVCAADETDIHFDDLVESIRKAAIQDRVEIFARVSNERPIPNSEPLQTSKQGLISELNEIIRDRALGETVALLSAPGIFGEEWMSGFETVFENNPLVAGANGIILNDTTKVCWSGASFSLEHGWQIPEYRVESDDYHVSTAAKLEGIVTGFVALVPDLFRELGGLSENCGSLAAALLEFSNRVFAMGFEIYQAPGARYILAAEGEGNARSTLQRFQIVARNVPLQGFRRRPRVLVVDALTPTPDKDAGSVDAYWGMRLLQSLGYEVTFVPMYATEHAGRYTDILRSNGVYCPVAPQLITPLHFIENHGKDYDLIVLYRVVVAYLLVDLCRRVAPQSKIIFHTVDLHFLREERHANLLQSPEAISQAQNTKIEELRCIRSVDATILVSRHEQDLVGQLVPAAKLFLVPVMYPVPGRLAPRRGRNAVIFVGGFGHGPNADAAIFLIDEIWGLIRRQMPELTLIIAGSNPPDDILKRHDPAKGVEILGFVPDLGPLYSRSLVNLAPLRFGAGIKGKIIAAMAVGVPTVATSIAAEGMGLTNEKDVLIRDDPHAIAESVVRLCRDEGLWGRISDNAFITAQAEFSVDAQVTRWRKILRWLSLPN; this is translated from the coding sequence ATGTCCTCCGCCAAAGATAGCCAGGAAGCGACATTCCCTAAAGAAAGGTCTGGCTTTAACTCCTCCACCAAGGTGAAGAGGAAATTGGGCAAAACAATGATTGATCCGCATGCTCCTTTGGCCGAGTTCGGCAAATTGGACTTTGATCCACTTATCCTTCTGGAAGCACCGCAGCGTTGTGTCGCTCCGACGTCCTGGGTAGGCCACATACCTTTCGCTTTCTGGCTTGTGCGAATGGCGCGCCCAAAAATATTTGTTGAACTCGGAACGCATTCGGGCAATTCCTACTGCGCTTTTTGCCAGGCGGTCGCCGAAGACGAACTTCCGACTAGCTGTTACGCTGTGGACACTTGGCGCGGTGACGATCAAGCCGGACACTATGGGCCCGAGATTTTATTGGACCTTAGGCACCACCACGACAAGCGCTACAGTGCTTTCTCAACGCTGTTACAATCGACGTTTGATGATGCTTTATCTTCATTTGGGAATGGGACGGTCGACCTGTTGCATATTGACGGTTGCCATACTTATGAAGCCGTCAAACACGATTTTGAGGCATGGAAGCCAAAGCTCAGCTCTAGCGCGATTGTCCTTTTTCATGACACAGAAGTACGCGAGAGTTCATTCGGAGTGTGGCGATTTTGGGAGGAGTTACAGTCTAAGTATGCGAATTTCAATTTTCCACATTGTCACGGCTTGGGTGTAATTGCAATTGGTGAGATAAGGCCTGCCCTCACTCCACTTTTCAACGCCCGTAGGCGGCAAACCACAAAAATTAAGAAGCTTTTTGGCACCATTGGGGGTGCCCTTCGTGAGAACGCTGACGCTCGATTGCGACTTGATCGCGCTGTGGACGAGCGTGCCGCTGCGGTTGCAGAGGCAGTTGCTCTTCGTCATGACATAGCGACGTTAGAGCAGCGGTTCAGCAACGACGACATTGTGACGCAGCAGATGGATGGTTTTCAGGTCGATAAGATATTTCAAGTGGTGGCTGATCAACTTAAGGGCATGCGATCTGAATTTGATGCTCAAATTGAGACGATCGCCGCGCATGGTTCCACCTTGGCTACGGAAATCGCCGGCGTTCGAACTCAATTGGGCGGACTTTCGGATCGTATCGCCGCTTCGAGTCCTGATCATGATGTTCAAGTTCGGGCACTTGTTGGGATTCGGGAAGTGCTTATGGTCGTGCAATCAGTTCAAGAGCAAATTAAGACGGAGCTGGCTAACTTTCCGCAGCACTTAACTGCCGCCCTTGACCGCGGCGGTAGAATGCAGAACGAGCGCATTGAAGAATTGGCGGAGCTTGGGAGAAATACGCTGTCGAGGGTGTTGGACATTGCTTCAGCGTCCGAAGACATGCGCGCCAAAATGGCATTCGAACGCGAGAAGCAATCAAGCGAGATCACTGCGGTTTCTGAGGCAGTGGACACGCATCTGGCCAACTTGACGCAGAGCTTAACTGCCGCCCTTGACCGCGGCGGTAGAATGCAGAACGAGCGCATTGAAGAATTGGCGGACCTTGGGAGAAATACGCTGTCGAGGGTGTTGGACATTGCTTCGGCGTCCGAAGATATGCGCGCCAAAATGGCTTTCGAACGCGAGAAGCAATCAAGCGAGATCACTGCGGTTTCTGAGGCAGTGGACGCGCATGTGGCCAACTTGACGCAGCACCTAACTGCCGCCCTTGACCGCGGCGGTAGAATGCAGAACGAGCGCATTGAAGAACTGAAGGGTATCGGGGCGGAGGGGCTTGCGGTATTGGAGTCCCTTAAAACTGACATCATTAAGCGCCAATCGGCAGATGTTGAGCGCGTAGCCGAGCGTCTTAAGCAGACACAGGTAGAGGCCGCAAGCTTGCAGGAGCGGTTAAGCGGGCTTGTGCTCGATGCGGCTATTGCGTGGACGCGGTATTCAGATCTATTGAGGCATGTCGAACACCTTGCCAGCGCAAACGGGCGAGATGAAATCGCGGAACTTCGGGAAGTCATCGAGGAAGGACTACTGGACGCGCGCAAGCAAAAAGCGTCGGTGCTAAGCAGAAGATATGCACCGCCTCCCGTGTGCTTTGAAACTGACGCGCAGGACCGGACTATTTTCGGTGTCGCGGCGCTTCCAGTTCAACTGCCGACTCGCCCGGTTAAACCCGAAAATGCCGCAATGGTATTTGTAAGACTGATGGTCGGCGATGGACCGTCCGAGCGCCCTCGTTTCACTGTGGTTTGCGCGGCTGACGAGACTGATATTCATTTTGATGATCTCGTAGAGTCTATAAGAAAAGCTGCAATTCAAGACAGAGTGGAGATTTTTGCGCGCGTTTCAAACGAACGGCCAATTCCTAACTCCGAACCGTTGCAAACAAGCAAGCAGGGATTAATTTCAGAGCTTAATGAAATTATTCGCGACCGCGCACTTGGAGAAACTGTGGCACTACTGAGTGCGCCCGGCATCTTCGGTGAGGAATGGATGAGCGGCTTTGAAACCGTTTTTGAAAACAACCCCCTTGTAGCGGGTGCCAATGGCATCATCCTTAACGATACAACCAAGGTTTGTTGGTCGGGCGCTTCATTCAGTTTGGAACACGGCTGGCAGATCCCTGAATATCGGGTGGAATCGGATGATTATCACGTTTCGACCGCCGCCAAGCTAGAAGGTATTGTAACGGGTTTCGTCGCGTTGGTGCCAGATTTATTTCGTGAACTCGGAGGTCTTTCAGAAAATTGCGGCTCACTGGCGGCTGCCCTGCTCGAATTCTCAAATAGAGTTTTCGCGATGGGTTTTGAGATCTATCAGGCACCTGGCGCCAGGTATATTCTGGCAGCCGAGGGAGAAGGTAACGCGAGAAGCACGCTACAACGCTTCCAAATAGTTGCTCGAAATGTTCCTCTGCAAGGTTTTCGGCGTCGACCGCGCGTTCTCGTAGTAGACGCACTAACACCAACACCCGACAAGGACGCGGGGTCGGTTGATGCGTATTGGGGAATGCGCCTCCTCCAGTCATTGGGATATGAAGTCACATTCGTCCCGATGTACGCTACCGAGCACGCGGGCCGGTATACCGATATTCTTCGATCCAATGGCGTGTATTGCCCTGTCGCTCCGCAATTGATCACGCCTCTTCACTTCATTGAAAACCACGGAAAGGACTATGATCTAATAGTTCTTTACCGAGTGGTTGTTGCATATCTTCTGGTCGACCTTTGTCGGAGAGTCGCGCCGCAATCCAAAATTATATTCCATACGGTTGATTTGCACTTTCTTCGAGAAGAAAGACACGCGAACTTGTTGCAATCGCCGGAAGCCATTTCTCAGGCACAAAACACAAAGATCGAGGAATTGCGCTGCATCCGGTCGGTCGATGCGACGATCTTGGTTAGCCGCCACGAGCAGGATCTCGTAGGACAACTTGTCCCTGCTGCTAAGCTGTTCCTTGTGCCTGTAATGTATCCCGTTCCCGGGCGGCTCGCTCCACGGCGAGGTCGTAACGCGGTTATATTCGTTGGCGGGTTTGGTCATGGGCCGAACGCCGATGCTGCGATCTTCTTAATCGACGAGATTTGGGGCTTAATTAGACGCCAAATGCCCGAACTGACACTCATCATCGCAGGTTCGAATCCTCCCGATGATATCCTTAAACGCCACGACCCCGCAAAGGGGGTCGAGATCCTTGGCTTTGTCCCTGACCTTGGACCGCTTTATTCACGATCCTTGGTGAACCTCGCCCCGTTGAGATTTGGAGCGGGGATTAAGGGTAAGATAATTGCCGCTATGGCGGTAGGCGTGCCCACAGTCGCTACGTCTATCGCTGCAGAGGGTATGGGATTGACAAACGAGAAGGACGTCTTGATCAGAGATGATCCGCATGCAATAGCTGAGAGCGTGGTGCGTCTGTGCCGTGACGAGGGGTTATGGGGCAGAATCTCTGATAACGCTTTTATCACCGCTCAAGCAGAGTTTTCGGTTGATGCGCAAGTAACGCGCTGGCGCAAAATTCTCCGTTGGTTGTCTTTGCCAAATTGA
- a CDS encoding glycosyltransferase family 4 protein has translation MKIGVVSNLFPPFSIGGYEQLCGKVCNELAALGHEIVVLTSTYGGAASDTNGYVVERRLKLLANEYDIYQPFRADPDERASITNANRLTVSDFQRRHQPDLWFLWNLFFLDDGIVDDLSLLGQPVVLFLTDNWLIAARQPNAMGQFFARCVHGSEQFSPDAQRKGDGAVMKQRAIFGSRFMHDLYESFGFNFEYRVVVHNGVDLPTVPPELFVPRTETREPGRLKILFAGRVVDIKGPQLIVAALPLIRARASQTVSLTIVGDVQDKTFASRLNEEIAASGCADLISFREPVSEAVLLQVFNDHDIYVFPSLYEPFSLTLIHAIGAGIPTVATNVGGNDEIVMDGETGVLFHKNSPSELADAVVRLAEDGRLRSRISHKGRHVARRFTFRRMIRRIENELLRAIR, from the coding sequence ATGAAAATAGGCGTCGTGAGCAATCTATTTCCGCCTTTCAGCATTGGCGGATATGAGCAATTGTGCGGGAAGGTCTGCAATGAGCTTGCGGCCCTGGGACATGAAATTGTTGTTCTGACCAGCACCTATGGGGGGGCGGCTTCCGATACCAATGGCTACGTCGTTGAACGCCGGTTGAAGCTTCTTGCAAACGAATATGACATCTACCAGCCGTTCCGAGCTGATCCAGATGAGCGTGCTTCGATCACAAATGCAAACAGGCTTACGGTGTCGGACTTTCAGCGTCGTCACCAGCCCGACCTTTGGTTCTTGTGGAATTTGTTTTTCCTCGACGACGGTATAGTTGATGATTTGTCCTTGCTAGGCCAACCGGTTGTCCTGTTTCTTACGGACAATTGGCTGATCGCCGCCCGGCAGCCGAACGCGATGGGGCAGTTTTTTGCGCGTTGTGTTCACGGATCCGAACAGTTCAGCCCGGATGCCCAAAGGAAAGGCGACGGGGCTGTAATGAAACAGCGAGCAATTTTCGGATCACGGTTCATGCATGATCTCTATGAATCGTTTGGCTTCAACTTCGAGTATCGGGTCGTTGTCCATAATGGAGTTGACTTACCAACAGTCCCTCCCGAACTCTTCGTTCCGCGAACCGAGACACGCGAACCAGGCCGACTCAAAATTTTGTTCGCAGGTCGGGTCGTTGATATCAAGGGGCCGCAGCTTATTGTCGCGGCGCTACCCCTTATTCGGGCGCGTGCAAGCCAAACAGTGTCTCTCACTATTGTCGGAGACGTACAGGACAAAACGTTCGCATCCCGGCTTAACGAGGAAATCGCGGCGTCGGGTTGTGCTGATTTGATTAGCTTTCGCGAGCCAGTTAGCGAAGCGGTGTTGTTGCAGGTTTTTAACGATCACGATATTTACGTGTTTCCCTCGTTATACGAGCCGTTCTCGCTGACACTCATTCATGCCATCGGAGCGGGCATTCCGACGGTCGCGACGAATGTGGGTGGCAACGACGAGATCGTGATGGACGGTGAAACAGGGGTGCTGTTTCACAAGAATTCACCGAGCGAACTGGCTGATGCCGTAGTGCGATTAGCTGAAGATGGTCGCCTACGCTCGCGTATCTCGCACAAGGGGCGGCACGTGGCGCGGCGGTTCACCTTTCGGCGCATGATCAGGCGGATTGAGAATGAGCTCCTGAGGGCAATCCGATGA